Proteins from a single region of Terriglobales bacterium:
- the kduD gene encoding 2-dehydro-3-deoxy-D-gluconate 5-dehydrogenase KduD → MILDQFRLDGKTALVTGASAGLGAAIAIALAEAGADVVCHGNSRSPQETCNAIEKLGRRAAVIQTDLAQSGAAEKLFGKAQQFAPIDIVVNNAGTIRRAKAVEYSDADWTTVLQVNLNSLWKLCQAAGKSFIKRRSSGKIVNIASLLAFQGGITVPAYAASKGAVVQLTKALANEWASQGINVNAIAPGYMCTDNTAALQRDETRNRQILERIPAQRWGEPGDVCGAAVFLASRASDYVHGHVLVVDGGWMGR, encoded by the coding sequence TTGATCCTCGACCAATTCAGACTTGACGGCAAGACGGCGCTGGTCACGGGCGCTTCGGCTGGGCTTGGTGCCGCGATAGCAATTGCACTCGCGGAAGCTGGAGCGGATGTCGTTTGCCACGGCAATTCGCGGTCGCCCCAGGAAACCTGCAACGCGATCGAGAAGCTTGGGCGGCGCGCAGCCGTGATTCAAACCGATCTGGCGCAATCTGGAGCGGCGGAGAAGCTGTTTGGAAAGGCCCAGCAATTTGCACCAATAGACATCGTCGTCAATAATGCTGGGACTATTCGGCGCGCCAAGGCAGTCGAGTACAGTGATGCCGACTGGACCACGGTTCTCCAGGTGAACCTGAATTCGCTGTGGAAGTTGTGTCAGGCTGCCGGCAAGTCGTTTATTAAGAGACGGTCGAGCGGCAAGATCGTGAACATCGCTTCGCTGCTGGCGTTTCAAGGTGGCATCACGGTACCGGCGTACGCTGCCTCAAAAGGAGCTGTCGTGCAGTTGACTAAGGCATTAGCCAACGAATGGGCGTCGCAGGGGATAAACGTGAATGCCATCGCGCCAGGTTACATGTGCACGGATAATACCGCTGCTCTGCAACGCGATGAGACGCGCAACCGCCAGATTCTCGAGAGAATTCCGGCACAGCGATGGGGAGAGCCGGGCGATGTCTGCGGAGCGGCCGTATTTCTTGCCTCTCGAGCGAGTGACTACGTTCATGGTCATGTACTGGTAGTCGACGGCGGTTGGATGGGCAGGTAA
- a CDS encoding 5-deoxy-glucuronate isomerase, with protein MSTQPQVFTEPVTREGNVFRRTNSHKGRKVFITPANSTMKHLCYSRIILDKTVSTVQFENGKQETALICLSGEVEVMVGVERFKLSERDSVYIPRGSSISLETSSSADIAEFSADVDQKYPLQIVRYADVKNDKSLHFTAGGAATTRDLNILIGKNVQAGRLLAGLTISEPGNWTSWPPHEHAAMLEEMYVYTHMPPPGFGIQFVYTDTKEPELATIVRDGDAVLMPRGYHPNVAAPGHRIGFLWAMAAHREKEDRQFGVVNVQPEFSQSGSGLEASRK; from the coding sequence ATGAGCACACAGCCCCAGGTCTTTACCGAGCCGGTCACGCGTGAGGGCAACGTATTTCGCAGAACTAATTCCCACAAAGGGCGGAAGGTCTTCATTACTCCGGCGAATAGCACGATGAAGCATTTGTGCTACTCGCGCATCATTCTGGACAAGACTGTTTCCACAGTACAGTTCGAGAATGGCAAGCAGGAGACCGCTCTTATCTGCTTGTCGGGAGAGGTTGAGGTTATGGTTGGCGTGGAGCGTTTCAAGTTGAGCGAACGCGACTCTGTGTACATCCCGCGCGGATCCTCCATCAGCCTGGAAACCAGCAGTTCAGCGGACATCGCGGAGTTCTCTGCCGATGTCGATCAAAAATATCCGCTACAGATCGTCCGCTACGCCGACGTAAAAAATGACAAATCTCTTCATTTTACCGCCGGTGGTGCCGCTACTACTCGCGATCTGAATATTCTGATCGGCAAGAACGTGCAAGCAGGACGTCTCCTCGCTGGTCTTACCATTTCGGAACCGGGCAATTGGACGAGCTGGCCTCCACATGAACATGCGGCGATGTTGGAAGAGATGTACGTTTACACGCACATGCCACCGCCTGGCTTCGGCATACAGTTCGTGTACACCGATACAAAGGAGCCCGAGTTGGCAACCATTGTCCGCGATGGCGATGCCGTCTTGATGCCGCGCGGCTATCACCCCAACGTTGCTGCCCCTGGACATCGCATCGGATTCCTGTGGGCCATGGCCGCACATCGTGAGAAAGAAGACCGTCAGTTCGGCGTGGTGAACGTGCAGCCGGAGTTCAGCCAATCGGGATCGGGGCTGGAGGCGAGCCGAAAATAA